In the genome of Nitrospira japonica, one region contains:
- the lptC gene encoding LPS export ABC transporter periplasmic protein LptC: protein MWRTLAQRGLLGLSVVLACYLVYLLMTNSTAAPPPTRQTGGMDQADATISRFTFTQTKGDKVQWQVDAKQARLFEQKKQALLDTVAVTLFGQAGKELTVEGDEGTLNTDTKNFILANRLEPLVLRTQSGYTIYTNHLSWTDATREIRTGDPVRIVGHGLDVTGVGLLGHMDREEFEVLEDVHVEVSPVS from the coding sequence GTGTGGAGAACGCTGGCGCAGCGAGGCCTTCTCGGGTTGAGCGTTGTGTTGGCCTGTTATCTTGTCTACCTCCTTATGACCAATTCGACCGCCGCGCCTCCACCGACGAGACAGACCGGCGGGATGGATCAGGCCGACGCCACCATCTCCCGCTTCACCTTCACGCAAACCAAAGGCGACAAGGTACAGTGGCAGGTGGACGCCAAGCAGGCCCGGTTATTTGAACAGAAAAAACAGGCCCTCCTCGATACGGTCGCCGTCACACTCTTCGGACAGGCGGGTAAGGAACTCACCGTAGAAGGCGATGAAGGCACACTCAACACGGACACGAAGAATTTTATCTTGGCCAACCGGCTCGAGCCGCTGGTCCTCCGCACGCAGAGCGGGTATACCATCTATACGAATCATTTGTCCTGGACCGATGCAACGAGGGAGATTCGAACGGGCGATCCTGTCCGGATCGTCGGACACGGACTGGACGTAACCGGTGTCGGCTTGTTGGGTCATATGGACCGGGAAGAATTCGAAGTGCTCGAGGACGTGCATGTTGAAGTGTCTCCTGTTTCTTAG
- the rpoN gene encoding RNA polymerase factor sigma-54, whose amino-acid sequence MKLRLDLKLSQKLIMTPQLQQAIKLLQLSRLELQQSLVQHLMDNPMLDELPAEAEENEGSSADEQGEDAAASASSNSETAESEESTPEERDTPDEASAAGWEEYFQTDRRTGSGERQSSSSDDFPSYEQNMRKATSLEDHLLWQLSLSGLSEQQKVIGRLLIGNLDDDGYLRMPLSEVISGTEFAEAEVESVLKDIQTFDPTGVGARDLPECLLLQLGHLGRSPIGSLGARPGALKGSIIEAIILHHLKDLEKKQYARVAKALDVTIEEVLQATKVIEGLEPKPGRPFDNTQNYVIVPDVFVVKNEGEWVVLLNDDGLPRMRISPYYKQLMASGQSGSTETKAYLDERLRAAQWVIRSIEQRNKTIVKVVSSIVKFQEQFFEHGVQYLKPLVLKQVAEDIGMHESTISRVTANKYMYCPQGMLELKFFFNAGLQRADQPSDMLSSVTVREMIRKMVAAEDARHPLKDEEIAARLREQQVLIARRTVAKYRAEENIPPATQRKQFF is encoded by the coding sequence ATGAAACTGCGACTTGACCTGAAGCTCAGCCAAAAGCTCATCATGACGCCGCAATTGCAGCAGGCGATCAAGCTGCTGCAATTGTCACGATTGGAACTGCAGCAAAGTCTTGTGCAGCATTTGATGGACAATCCGATGCTGGACGAGTTGCCGGCCGAAGCCGAGGAAAATGAAGGAAGCTCCGCCGACGAACAGGGGGAAGATGCCGCCGCCTCCGCATCCAGCAATTCCGAGACGGCCGAGTCCGAGGAATCGACCCCTGAAGAACGCGACACCCCCGACGAAGCTTCAGCGGCAGGCTGGGAGGAATATTTCCAGACCGACCGACGGACGGGAAGCGGCGAGCGGCAGTCCTCGTCATCCGACGACTTTCCTTCGTATGAACAGAACATGCGGAAGGCCACGTCTCTTGAGGACCATCTGCTCTGGCAGCTGTCTCTGTCCGGCTTGTCCGAACAACAGAAGGTCATCGGCCGGTTGCTGATCGGCAATCTTGACGACGACGGCTATCTGCGCATGCCCCTGTCGGAAGTCATCAGCGGAACCGAGTTTGCCGAAGCGGAAGTCGAATCGGTGCTCAAGGACATTCAGACCTTCGATCCAACGGGGGTCGGCGCCCGTGACTTGCCGGAATGTCTCCTCCTACAATTGGGACACCTGGGTCGAAGCCCCATCGGCTCGTTGGGAGCACGTCCTGGCGCATTGAAGGGGTCGATCATCGAGGCGATCATCCTTCACCATCTTAAAGATCTCGAGAAGAAGCAATATGCCCGAGTGGCCAAAGCTCTCGACGTAACGATAGAGGAAGTGTTACAGGCCACAAAAGTGATCGAGGGGCTCGAACCGAAGCCGGGCCGTCCCTTCGACAATACCCAGAATTATGTCATTGTGCCGGACGTTTTCGTCGTGAAGAACGAAGGAGAATGGGTCGTATTGCTCAATGACGACGGCCTCCCCCGCATGAGGATCAGCCCGTACTACAAACAGCTCATGGCTTCCGGGCAAAGCGGATCCACTGAAACAAAGGCGTACCTGGACGAACGTCTCCGCGCCGCCCAATGGGTGATCCGCAGCATCGAACAGCGCAACAAGACCATCGTCAAGGTCGTTTCCAGCATCGTCAAGTTCCAGGAGCAGTTCTTCGAACACGGGGTGCAGTACCTGAAACCGTTGGTGCTCAAGCAGGTTGCCGAGGACATCGGTATGCACGAGTCGACCATCAGCAGGGTGACGGCGAACAAGTATATGTATTGTCCGCAAGGCATGCTGGAACTCAAGTTCTTCTTCAATGCGGGCTTGCAGCGTGCGGATCAACCGAGCGATATGCTCTCGTCCGTGACCGTACGTGAAATGATCCGCAAGATGGTTGCAGCCGAGGATGCCCGCCACCCGTTGAAAGATGAGGAAATCGCCGCACGTCTCCGTGAGCAACAGGTGCTGATCGCCCGACGAACGGTTGCGAAGTACCGGGCAGAGGAGAACATTCCTCCTGCGACGCAACGCAAACAGTTTTTCTAG
- a CDS encoding PilN domain-containing protein, whose amino-acid sequence MIRINLLPGPKGRKAKPQYDVRAQAMLGVGLFIITIAGCWWYSASLDEELEVRQTEKSDKTKQVASLNEQVKQVADFEQRKRHLEDKNRIIDQLEKSRVGPVKVLDHVSQSLDPLKLWLVRIGVNGQNIDLEGRALSNDDVVEFVNNLRRTDYFTAIDLQESRSATESQLSVYQFKLAFKLKG is encoded by the coding sequence ATGATTCGCATCAATCTATTGCCCGGGCCAAAGGGGCGAAAGGCGAAGCCTCAGTATGATGTTCGTGCACAAGCCATGCTCGGGGTCGGCCTTTTCATCATCACGATCGCCGGTTGCTGGTGGTACTCTGCGTCTCTGGACGAGGAATTGGAAGTCCGACAGACCGAGAAGAGCGACAAGACCAAACAGGTGGCATCCCTGAACGAGCAGGTCAAGCAAGTCGCGGACTTTGAGCAGCGTAAGCGGCACCTGGAAGACAAGAACCGTATTATTGATCAGTTGGAAAAATCTCGTGTTGGTCCGGTCAAGGTATTGGACCATGTGAGTCAGAGTCTCGACCCCTTGAAGCTCTGGTTGGTTCGTATCGGTGTCAACGGCCAGAACATCGACTTGGAGGGACGTGCCCTGTCCAATGACGACGTGGTGGAGTTCGTCAACAATCTTCGGCGAACCGATTATTTTACCGCCATCGATCTTCAGGAGAGCCGTTCCGCCACGGAAAGCCAGCTCAGTGTCTATCAGTTCAAACTCGCGTTTAAACTGAAGGGATAA
- the lptB gene encoding LPS export ABC transporter ATP-binding protein — protein sequence MAHASATASTAAGSGSRKTALQATGLMKSFRSRKVVKGVSVEVHAGEVVGLLGPNGAGKTTIFDMMVGLTQPDEGTITLDGEPLTSLPMYKRARKGIGYLPQESSIFRRLSVEDNILAILEMLDYSRSERAERVEILLKELDLGHIRTSMAYALSGGERRRLEITRALATNPSFMLLDEPFAGIDPIAVADIQQIITRLKEKGIGILITDHNVQETLSITDRAYIINEGLILEAGSPEAIVRSETARAVYLGDRFKL from the coding sequence GTGGCGCACGCGTCTGCGACAGCGTCCACCGCTGCCGGATCCGGGTCTCGAAAGACCGCTCTTCAGGCCACGGGATTGATGAAGAGCTTTCGTTCGCGGAAAGTCGTCAAAGGGGTGTCCGTGGAAGTTCACGCCGGCGAAGTCGTCGGTCTGCTTGGACCGAACGGAGCAGGCAAAACGACGATTTTCGACATGATGGTGGGGCTCACACAGCCGGACGAAGGGACGATTACACTGGATGGTGAGCCTCTGACGAGCTTGCCCATGTATAAACGCGCCCGCAAAGGGATTGGGTATCTCCCGCAGGAATCGTCGATTTTCCGGCGTTTGTCCGTCGAGGACAATATTCTGGCTATTCTCGAAATGCTGGATTACTCTCGGTCGGAGCGGGCCGAGCGTGTGGAGATCTTGCTAAAGGAGCTGGATCTCGGACATATTCGGACGAGCATGGCCTATGCGTTGTCCGGTGGCGAACGTCGGCGGCTCGAAATTACCAGGGCGTTGGCGACCAATCCCTCGTTCATGTTGCTGGACGAGCCGTTTGCCGGGATCGATCCTATCGCCGTGGCGGACATTCAGCAGATCATCACTCGGCTGAAGGAAAAGGGCATCGGGATCCTCATCACCGATCACAACGTTCAGGAAACGCTTTCCATAACGGATCGTGCGTACATCATCAATGAGGGCTTGATTCTGGAGGCAGGGTCCCCCGAAGCTATTGTGAGAAGTGAAACGGCCAGAGCTGTCTATCTCGGCGATCGATTCAAGTTATAA
- a CDS encoding DNA-directed RNA polymerase subunit alpha, giving the protein MIKAMKDFQIPLRVEVDKETMSPTFGRFSTEAFERGFGTTVGNALRRVLLSSLTGAAVTTVKIEGVLHEFSTIPGVTEDVTSIILNVKGLRLALHTDKPKTIRLKKKGPGEAKGSDIVHDADITILTPNLHIATLDKDATLDMEMTVKHGRGYVPAERNKEEGLPIGVIAIDSIFSPIKRVNFQVENARVGRMTDYDKLTLEVWTDGTISPRDALSTAAGILRDHVDIFINPEARVEGRGELAGEDAQREINKNLFRSVNELELSVRAANCLKNANIKTIADLVQKTEAEMLKTKNFGKKSLNEIKEILTEMGLGLGVKLDALPSNGNPKPIE; this is encoded by the coding sequence ATGATTAAAGCGATGAAGGACTTCCAGATCCCGTTGCGGGTCGAAGTCGACAAAGAAACCATGTCTCCGACGTTCGGTCGGTTTTCGACCGAGGCCTTTGAGCGGGGATTTGGGACGACGGTAGGCAACGCGTTGCGACGGGTACTGCTTTCTTCGTTGACCGGTGCAGCCGTCACGACCGTGAAGATCGAAGGGGTCTTGCACGAGTTTTCTACGATTCCCGGCGTGACCGAGGACGTCACCTCGATCATCCTGAACGTGAAGGGACTTCGGTTGGCGCTCCATACCGACAAGCCCAAGACCATCCGTCTCAAGAAAAAGGGACCGGGCGAAGCGAAAGGCTCGGACATCGTTCATGACGCCGACATCACGATTCTGACCCCGAATCTCCATATCGCCACGTTGGATAAGGACGCGACATTGGATATGGAAATGACGGTGAAGCACGGCCGTGGATATGTGCCGGCTGAGCGCAACAAGGAAGAGGGCTTGCCCATCGGCGTGATTGCGATTGATTCTATTTTTTCGCCCATCAAGCGAGTTAACTTTCAGGTTGAAAATGCCCGCGTGGGGCGCATGACCGATTATGACAAGCTGACTTTGGAAGTTTGGACCGACGGAACGATCTCGCCGCGGGATGCGCTATCGACGGCCGCTGGAATTTTGCGGGATCACGTCGACATTTTCATCAATCCCGAAGCACGGGTGGAAGGCCGTGGGGAACTGGCCGGTGAAGATGCGCAACGCGAGATCAACAAGAACCTGTTCCGTAGCGTCAACGAGCTGGAACTGTCCGTCCGGGCGGCCAACTGCCTGAAAAATGCCAACATCAAGACGATCGCCGATCTGGTGCAGAAGACGGAAGCGGAGATGCTGAAGACCAAGAACTTCGGCAAGAAGTCTCTGAATGAGATCAAGGAAATCCTGACCGAAATGGGATTGGGCCTGGGGGTGAAGCTGGACGCATTGCCCTCAAACGGCAATCCCAAGCCGATCGAATAA
- the hpf gene encoding ribosome hibernation-promoting factor, HPF/YfiA family — protein MKITGRHLVITPALKRHIREKFERLDRYGVLLDRMQITLGVNKLQHTAEALCSVNRKQFQAKTSTREMYMTIDQLVDRLETQIRKYKERRTEHKGKKSAARRVPFVPPDSVEQDIEVVRPKVSVLSRAAASSRLDDLPGSIMVFTCAESGKLQILRRAESGKIVLIDP, from the coding sequence ATGAAGATTACAGGCAGGCATTTGGTCATAACTCCCGCGCTCAAACGTCATATCCGCGAAAAGTTCGAACGGTTGGATCGATACGGGGTGCTGCTGGATCGCATGCAGATCACGCTCGGCGTGAATAAGCTGCAGCACACGGCGGAGGCGCTCTGTTCCGTGAATAGAAAACAGTTCCAGGCCAAGACGTCAACTCGTGAAATGTACATGACGATCGACCAATTGGTTGATCGGCTTGAAACACAAATTCGCAAGTACAAGGAGCGGCGGACGGAGCATAAAGGGAAAAAGTCGGCGGCCCGCCGGGTGCCGTTCGTGCCTCCTGATTCGGTCGAACAGGACATAGAGGTCGTGCGGCCAAAAGTTTCCGTCCTGTCCCGCGCCGCGGCGTCAAGCCGCCTGGACGATCTGCCCGGCTCGATCATGGTGTTTACATGCGCCGAGTCTGGGAAGCTGCAGATCTTGAGAAGAGCCGAGAGCGGCAAGATCGTGCTCATCGATCCATAA
- the pilM gene encoding type IV pilus assembly protein PilM — protein sequence MLNSLKSLVETDIFSMLTPKRQLVGLDIGSSGIKLVQLKEHRGRYLLQKFGVKPLEPEVIVDGTVMDEGRVVSAIKELFEELKVKVKQVAVSISGHAVIMKKISLPPMPDDELEGQVRLAAEQYIPFDINEVNIDFHVLPPSEGDAEEGEMSVILVAAKKDKINELTELVKGAGLFPMVMDVDAFAIENMHAISYPVSQEDTTALVNIGASVMNINIVRGGVSVFTRDIPIGGNRYTEAMQRELGLSYEDAEETKKGGRSAGSSQAVTGVIDSVNAEVASEIARTVDYFKSTMSDAEVQHVVLCGGGAQVAGLEQQLRDRMNAMVEIANPFGEIDTSGCDMDQATLAEMAPIAAVGVGLALRSVGDR from the coding sequence ATGCTGAATTCCCTTAAAAGTCTGGTGGAAACCGATATCTTTTCGATGCTTACCCCGAAGCGTCAGCTCGTGGGGCTGGACATCGGGTCAAGCGGCATCAAGCTTGTCCAGCTCAAAGAACATCGCGGACGCTATCTGTTGCAGAAATTCGGCGTCAAGCCGCTCGAACCTGAGGTGATCGTCGATGGAACGGTCATGGATGAGGGACGGGTTGTCTCGGCAATCAAGGAGCTGTTCGAAGAATTGAAGGTCAAGGTGAAGCAGGTGGCCGTTTCCATATCCGGCCATGCGGTCATCATGAAAAAAATCAGTCTCCCCCCGATGCCGGACGATGAGCTCGAGGGGCAGGTCAGACTCGCCGCGGAGCAATACATTCCTTTTGACATCAACGAAGTGAACATCGATTTTCACGTGCTTCCCCCGTCGGAGGGCGATGCGGAGGAAGGCGAGATGTCCGTGATTCTTGTGGCGGCAAAGAAGGACAAGATCAACGAGTTGACGGAATTGGTCAAGGGAGCCGGTCTGTTTCCCATGGTCATGGACGTCGATGCATTTGCCATCGAGAACATGCACGCGATCAGTTACCCCGTGTCTCAGGAGGACACCACCGCCCTCGTCAACATCGGCGCGAGCGTGATGAACATCAACATCGTGCGCGGCGGTGTCTCGGTGTTTACCCGAGATATTCCGATCGGAGGAAACCGCTACACCGAAGCGATGCAACGGGAGTTAGGGCTCTCGTATGAAGACGCCGAGGAAACGAAAAAGGGTGGCCGCAGTGCCGGTTCGAGTCAGGCCGTCACGGGCGTGATCGACAGCGTCAATGCCGAAGTGGCTTCGGAAATCGCGCGTACGGTGGATTACTTCAAGTCCACGATGTCCGATGCCGAAGTTCAGCACGTGGTGCTGTGCGGAGGCGGCGCTCAAGTGGCAGGTCTCGAGCAGCAGTTGCGCGACCGTATGAACGCCATGGTCGAGATTGCCAATCCGTTCGGAGAAATCGACACGTCAGGGTGTGACATGGATCAAGCCACTCTTGCGGAGATGGCTCCGATCGCCGCGGTCGGAGTCGGTTTGGCTCTGAGATCGGTAGGGGACCGATGA
- a CDS encoding pilus assembly protein PilP — protein MLVFQVTKATALLAGCCVIVLSGEIALSQPGLAINAKQVAPMRQDSVKMPSPADMGIRSTSDVVPSVSEGLAPQVDPQQPSVSLSVNGYDPSGRRDPFAPVLQQLVPGQIDLTVPPLQRIGLTDMNLIAVIWGAYGYTAMVQMPDGNGYAVRKGTRIGPNNGVVSAITEKGIVVQERFTDVYGRKQEREYVKLLHPKEGSE, from the coding sequence ATGCTCGTGTTCCAGGTAACAAAGGCGACCGCGCTGTTGGCAGGCTGCTGCGTCATCGTCTTATCCGGCGAAATCGCGTTGAGTCAGCCGGGCCTGGCGATCAACGCCAAGCAGGTGGCACCAATGCGGCAGGATTCCGTGAAGATGCCGTCTCCCGCCGATATGGGGATCCGGTCTACCTCGGATGTCGTGCCTTCCGTGTCGGAAGGTCTCGCGCCGCAGGTCGATCCCCAGCAACCGTCCGTATCCTTGTCGGTCAACGGGTATGATCCCTCCGGACGTCGAGACCCGTTCGCTCCGGTGCTTCAGCAACTCGTGCCGGGTCAGATCGACCTTACGGTGCCTCCACTGCAGCGGATCGGATTGACCGACATGAATCTGATCGCCGTCATTTGGGGAGCCTACGGGTACACCGCGATGGTCCAAATGCCTGACGGTAATGGTTACGCTGTGAGAAAAGGGACGCGCATCGGGCCAAACAATGGCGTGGTCAGCGCCATCACCGAAAAGGGAATTGTGGTTCAGGAACGGTTCACCGATGTCTATGGGCGAAAGCAAGAGCGGGAGTACGTCAAGCTCCTCCATCCGAAAGAGGGTTCAGAATGA
- the rplQ gene encoding 50S ribosomal protein L17, protein MRHRKKGRQLGRQTKHRWALFRSLVTSLLEHERIETTEAKAKEIRGFTDRMITLGKDGSLPARRRALSFLRSKAVVTKLFSDVATRFKDRPGGYTRMVKTRRRIGDAAELVAIELVSRTEAPAAKPASPATPAEKS, encoded by the coding sequence GTGCGGCACAGAAAAAAAGGCAGACAACTCGGTCGACAGACCAAGCATCGCTGGGCGTTGTTCAGAAGTCTGGTCACGTCGTTGCTCGAACACGAGCGGATCGAAACGACGGAAGCCAAGGCGAAGGAAATCCGTGGGTTTACCGACCGCATGATTACGCTCGGCAAAGACGGTTCGTTGCCAGCTCGCAGACGGGCCCTCAGCTTTCTCCGAAGCAAGGCGGTCGTCACGAAGCTCTTCAGCGACGTCGCGACGCGATTTAAGGATCGGCCGGGCGGTTATACCAGGATGGTGAAGACCAGGAGGCGGATTGGTGATGCCGCCGAATTGGTCGCGATCGAATTGGTGTCCCGCACCGAGGCGCCGGCCGCGAAACCAGCTTCTCCGGCCACTCCAGCCGAGAAATCCTAG
- the rapZ gene encoding RNase adapter RapZ, with amino-acid sequence MPGLKLVVISGLSGAGKSHALKSFEDVGYFCIDNLPPALLPPFVELCHQQGGEIRNVALGIDVRERVFFTDLVGVLDRVRALGHSVELLFLEAREEVLVRRFSESRRPHPLLPDLPVLEGVRFEKERLAELRRHADRIIDTSDLTVHELRDLLARQFSQDSVPRRLTISIISFGYKFGVPYDIDLLFDVRFLRNPFFVPELKPLTGEDQRVRAFVLADPDAVAFISHLEQLFKFLIPLFERERRSYLNVAIGCTGGRHRSVSVAKRLQESFAAAGYPSTVVHRDLGK; translated from the coding sequence ATGCCCGGATTAAAGCTCGTGGTGATCAGCGGTCTCTCTGGGGCGGGTAAGTCGCACGCGCTGAAATCGTTCGAGGACGTCGGATACTTTTGCATCGACAATTTGCCTCCCGCCCTCCTTCCTCCGTTCGTCGAGCTGTGTCATCAGCAAGGCGGCGAGATCAGAAACGTGGCGTTGGGCATCGACGTGCGCGAGCGCGTGTTCTTCACCGATCTGGTCGGTGTGCTGGACCGGGTGAGGGCCTTGGGACATTCTGTCGAGCTCTTGTTTCTGGAGGCCCGGGAAGAAGTCTTGGTCAGAAGGTTTTCGGAGTCTCGAAGGCCGCATCCGCTGCTCCCGGATCTCCCGGTGCTGGAGGGCGTGAGATTTGAGAAGGAACGTCTTGCCGAGTTGCGGCGCCATGCGGATCGCATTATCGACACGTCAGATTTGACGGTCCATGAACTGCGTGATCTGCTCGCGAGACAGTTCAGTCAGGACAGCGTCCCACGCCGGTTGACGATCTCCATCATCTCTTTCGGCTATAAGTTCGGCGTTCCCTATGATATCGATCTGCTCTTCGACGTCAGATTTCTGCGTAATCCATTCTTCGTTCCGGAACTCAAGCCCCTAACCGGGGAGGATCAGCGGGTCAGGGCATTCGTCCTGGCCGATCCCGATGCGGTGGCATTCATCAGCCATTTGGAGCAACTGTTCAAGTTCCTCATCCCGCTTTTTGAGCGAGAACGTCGCAGCTACCTCAATGTCGCGATTGGCTGTACGGGCGGCCGGCATCGATCAGTGTCCGTGGCCAAGCGATTGCAGGAAAGCTTTGCTGCGGCTGGCTATCCGAGCACCGTCGTCCATCGGGATTTAGGTAAATAA
- a CDS encoding type IV pilus inner membrane component PilO yields the protein MTLPAINLEVLRTVPLAQKIGLLVLTLAGIVVGFYYYIVEPKTTEIAGLQSEISKLDGDIQTLSIKVKHLDELIAASKQLEIELAKKKERLPPEEEAVMLLKQVSDLAIRLGLDVKLWRPSVKSEDPSKLFVRMPVNVEVAGGYHTAALFFDRINSLPRIVTVSGVKMGSPKSDKGRVVTQTVFDLIAYAAPQESKTVAAVPATQGK from the coding sequence ATGACCTTGCCTGCGATCAATCTGGAAGTGCTGCGCACCGTCCCGCTGGCGCAGAAAATCGGATTGCTGGTGCTGACGCTGGCCGGCATAGTGGTGGGATTCTACTACTACATCGTGGAACCAAAGACGACCGAGATCGCCGGGCTCCAGTCTGAAATCAGCAAGCTTGATGGAGACATCCAAACCCTGTCCATCAAGGTCAAACATCTCGACGAATTGATCGCCGCGAGCAAGCAATTGGAAATCGAACTGGCCAAAAAGAAGGAGCGTCTCCCGCCGGAAGAGGAGGCGGTGATGCTGCTCAAACAGGTTTCCGATCTCGCGATCCGCCTTGGACTTGACGTGAAGCTCTGGAGGCCGAGCGTGAAGTCGGAGGATCCTTCAAAACTCTTTGTGAGGATGCCGGTGAACGTAGAAGTTGCCGGCGGATACCATACGGCGGCTCTTTTCTTTGACCGGATCAACAGTTTGCCCAGGATTGTGACCGTGTCGGGTGTAAAGATGGGAAGCCCCAAGAGCGATAAAGGCCGCGTTGTCACGCAGACGGTATTTGATTTGATCGCGTATGCGGCGCCTCAGGAATCCAAGACCGTGGCGGCGGTGCCGGCAACTCAGGGCAAGTGA
- the rpsD gene encoding 30S ribosomal protein S4, with translation MAKYRGPVCRLCRREGEKLFLKGSRCMTEKCAIERRSYPPGQHGQGRQRTSDYSLQLREKQKLRRIYGLQERQFRGVFERAERQTGVTGEALLRLLESRLDNVAYRLGFGASRREARQLVSHGHVTVNGRKLNVPGALVRAGDVVAVRERSRNLVTIQAALESVDGRGVPEWLELDKAGFTGTVRALPTKDQITLPVNEQMVVELYSR, from the coding sequence GTGGCAAAGTATCGAGGTCCTGTCTGTCGGTTGTGCCGGCGTGAGGGGGAGAAGCTGTTTCTGAAAGGCTCCCGCTGCATGACGGAGAAGTGTGCCATCGAGCGGCGCAGCTATCCGCCAGGCCAACACGGGCAGGGGCGGCAGCGTACGTCGGACTACAGCCTCCAGCTTCGGGAAAAACAGAAATTACGGCGGATTTATGGGTTGCAGGAACGGCAGTTCCGGGGCGTCTTTGAACGGGCCGAGCGGCAGACGGGCGTCACCGGCGAAGCGCTGCTGCGCCTGCTCGAATCACGACTCGACAACGTGGCCTATCGACTTGGCTTCGGTGCGTCGCGACGTGAAGCGCGCCAGCTGGTGAGCCACGGTCATGTGACGGTCAACGGCCGGAAACTGAATGTCCCCGGCGCACTGGTTCGGGCCGGAGACGTGGTGGCCGTGCGTGAGCGAAGCCGAAATTTGGTCACCATCCAGGCGGCGTTGGAATCGGTCGATGGTCGGGGCGTACCGGAGTGGCTGGAATTGGACAAGGCCGGCTTTACGGGCACGGTCCGCGCCCTTCCGACGAAGGATCAGATTACATTGCCGGTTAACGAGCAGATGGTCGTCGAACTCTATTCACGGTAA
- a CDS encoding LptA/OstA family protein has protein sequence MLKCLLFLSVALAGVVVAAHPSLAAPVTAGADQTVSTTITSKKMTVKNQDSQAIFEGTVVLTRGTLVVYSDRMIVSFGSAQSNGTEDRKGRETASPRKGPDTVSNRAVNRIEAIGRVKIERDSGNATCEKAVYYREEDKIVLTGSPVAWEKGTRVSGKQITMFLAEDRSVVEGGSHVRIEPEGEAK, from the coding sequence ATGTTGAAGTGTCTCCTGTTTCTTAGCGTTGCGCTCGCCGGTGTCGTTGTTGCCGCTCATCCGTCGCTGGCTGCCCCGGTGACTGCGGGCGCCGATCAGACTGTCAGTACGACCATCACGTCAAAAAAGATGACCGTCAAGAATCAGGACAGCCAGGCGATTTTCGAGGGGACGGTCGTATTGACGCGCGGTACCTTGGTGGTCTATTCCGATCGGATGATCGTCTCATTCGGCTCCGCGCAATCCAACGGAACCGAGGATCGGAAAGGTCGGGAGACGGCATCGCCGCGAAAAGGGCCGGACACGGTTTCGAACCGGGCGGTGAATAGGATCGAAGCGATCGGCCGTGTGAAAATCGAGCGCGACAGCGGAAACGCCACCTGTGAAAAAGCGGTGTATTATCGAGAAGAGGATAAGATCGTTCTGACCGGATCGCCTGTGGCCTGGGAAAAAGGAACCAGAGTGAGCGGGAAGCAGATTACCATGTTTCTGGCCGAGGATCGGAGCGTCGTTGAAGGGGGTTCTCACGTGCGGATCGAGCCCGAGGGGGAAGCCAAGTGA